In one Antennarius striatus isolate MH-2024 chromosome 15, ASM4005453v1, whole genome shotgun sequence genomic region, the following are encoded:
- the LOC137609023 gene encoding serine protease inhibitor Kazal-type 4-like — translation MIAKAVVLLALIMLCGPGKKLVEVDATFVAYPVLYYLNCPETRKVVCGNDGQNYQNPCSLRTAGVKMVKMGLCQD, via the exons ATGATTGCAAAAGCTGTTGTGCTGTTGGCCCTCATTATGCTCTGTGGTCCAG GGAAAAAACTGGTGGAAGTGGATGCAACCTTTGTG GCCTATCCTGTGCTTTATTATTTGAACTGTCCAGAAACACGCAAAGTTGTCTGTGGAAATGATGGACAAAACTACCAGAATCCATGCTCATTGAG GACCGCCGGAGTTAAAATGGTAAAAATGGGACTTTGCCAAGACTAA
- the LOC137608005 gene encoding ovomucoid-like, which translates to MIAKVALLLVLIMISLPGNETGVEAQILRERFRYHPDCPYYPSFVCGKDERTYMNECSLRAYDVQFEHQGSCRI; encoded by the exons ATGATTGCAAAAGTTGCTCTGCTGTTGGTCCTCATCATGATTTCCCTTCCAG GGAATGAAACGGGAGTGGAAGCTCAAATTCTG CGAGAACGGTTCCGTTACCACCCAGATTGTCCCTATTATCCAAGTTTTGTGTGTGGAAAAGATGAAAGAACCTACATGAATGAATGCTCACTGAG GGCATACGACGTTCAATTCGAACACCAAGGATCATGCCGGATATAA